In one Dehalococcoidia bacterium genomic region, the following are encoded:
- a CDS encoding Lrp/AsnC family transcriptional regulator produces MGERGTNPILDEIDLMLIRELETNARKTYLELGARLGLNHVTVSRRLQRLMEEGMVSFVTMADHITLGYFTQATLRINARPGKVDAVAAQLASFRDVQLLIGTAGRYDLMATIMIRDLDDLLDFVQGEVERIPDVTNVHTVLVIKRFKYGWSHTGGKNCTVRDKAASFSLDALDRSLIGELELQPRETISQLAKTLRVSRTTVSRKLQALFDEEVIWIRCVPDLWSLGYRIWTILQLKVASSCLNDVVEKLSGYSNITHIVMTTGEFQLTTSAIFRDREDMHCFLSNDLSIIPGVTQTEFILITKHYKRSFQLASQGGSKAR; encoded by the coding sequence ATGGGAGAACGAGGTACGAACCCAATCCTCGATGAAATTGATCTGATGCTCATCAGAGAGCTGGAGACGAACGCCAGAAAAACTTATCTGGAACTGGGTGCCAGATTGGGATTAAACCATGTCACCGTGAGCCGGCGATTACAGCGCCTTATGGAGGAAGGCATGGTATCTTTTGTCACTATGGCCGATCACATCACCCTGGGATACTTCACACAGGCAACGCTGAGAATCAATGCCCGTCCAGGTAAGGTTGATGCCGTGGCAGCTCAATTGGCGTCTTTTCGGGACGTGCAGTTGCTCATCGGCACTGCGGGGCGTTATGATTTGATGGCCACAATTATGATTCGAGATCTGGATGATTTGCTGGACTTTGTTCAAGGGGAAGTGGAACGGATTCCGGATGTCACTAACGTGCATACCGTTTTGGTCATCAAGAGGTTCAAATATGGCTGGTCCCATACAGGAGGCAAGAACTGTACTGTCAGAGACAAAGCGGCGTCTTTCAGCCTGGATGCATTGGACCGATCCCTTATTGGAGAGCTGGAATTGCAGCCCAGGGAAACGATTTCTCAACTGGCCAAAACCCTTAGGGTAAGCCGAACCACTGTCAGCCGGAAACTGCAGGCGCTGTTTGATGAGGAAGTCATCTGGATCAGATGCGTACCGGACCTTTGGTCTTTGGGCTATCGAATCTGGACCATACTCCAGCTGAAAGTCGCCTCCTCCTGCCTTAATGATGTGGTGGAAAAACTGAGTGGCTATTCAAATATCACCCACATTGTGATGACCACAGGCGAGTTCCAGTTGACGACATCAGCCATATTTAGAGACCGGGAGGACATGCACTGTTTCCTGTCGAACGATTTGAGCATCATTCCCGGTGTGACACAGACGGAATTTATCCTGATTACCAAGCATTACAAACGTTCTTTTCAACTGGCTTCCCAGGGCGGATCAAAAGCCAGATGA
- a CDS encoding pyruvate formate lyase family protein — MIYQLDVQAKLSDRVKRLKESFHEAPVKLSTERLRFVLEAYRETEGRAPIIRRAMVLDKYLKGMTLQIDENPIVGNPTQYRRGVNPYPEWAANWFTKKDHNSQFGSLQPKLNDEDWTLIREARTYFNGRCMVDKVNEVFADMHPGLTRPEIVRECSILDSAFVPIGYIVVDNARVINRGLEGLLEDVRQRLERIPAAYVQEIHRIEFLKAARISLEAVIAWANRYADLAEQMAQSETDESRKKELIGIAERCRRVPAKPARDFRDAVQSLWFTHAAMWAEVAQIGMSPGRIGQYLNPFPLKDKQEGKITDEEAVELIELFFIKMSELALHQPGDNAALAAPNHLGQNISIGGVKIDGTDATTELDYLILEADAQVRMIQPSLVCIWHNRLPEELLMKCAENIRLGIGKPAFVNSDLCVQRNMDRYKCSVEEARDFAIVACTQSGIVGKINGDWETLISLPKMLELALNNGVNPLTGVQHSLKTGDPTKFQTYEELHEAVWRHLEYLGRLGREMDIASLSLNSQYLPSPFCSCLVDDCIEKGMNLLEGGSRYSFDTQLPVGTVDLANSLAAIKKLVFEDKKLTMKQVIDALKADFKGYDTIRKMMIDAPKYGNDDDYVDQITKDWFDLFYKMAIIYKSHVNTDDGRPEAVSVSLHRLFGHYCGALPNGRKSLQPFADGITSAYPGTDKNGPTALIKSAAKVLDPMKYDGNLLNMKLHPTAVADRQGMRKLLMLVKTLMDLGGYHVQFNVVDSETLRDAQQHPEEYKNLIVRVAGYSAFFVQLDPLIQEEIIDRTEQRI, encoded by the coding sequence ATGATATATCAACTTGATGTACAAGCAAAACTGAGTGACCGGGTGAAAAGGCTGAAGGAAAGCTTCCATGAAGCGCCTGTCAAGCTATCTACAGAGCGGCTGCGGTTTGTTCTGGAGGCATACAGAGAAACGGAGGGAAGAGCCCCGATCATCAGACGCGCGATGGTTCTGGATAAATACCTTAAGGGAATGACCCTGCAGATCGACGAAAATCCCATCGTGGGGAACCCGACCCAGTATCGACGGGGAGTCAATCCCTATCCGGAATGGGCAGCCAACTGGTTCACGAAGAAAGACCACAACAGCCAGTTTGGCAGTCTGCAACCCAAGCTGAACGATGAAGACTGGACCCTCATACGCGAGGCAAGAACGTACTTCAATGGCCGATGCATGGTGGATAAGGTTAACGAGGTCTTCGCCGATATGCATCCGGGATTGACCCGGCCTGAAATCGTGAGAGAATGCTCGATTCTGGACAGCGCCTTTGTACCTATCGGATACATTGTCGTGGATAATGCCAGAGTGATTAATAGAGGGCTTGAGGGCCTACTGGAGGATGTTCGCCAGAGATTGGAAAGGATACCCGCAGCCTACGTCCAGGAAATTCACCGGATTGAGTTTCTGAAGGCGGCCCGGATCAGTCTCGAGGCGGTTATCGCCTGGGCCAACCGGTATGCCGATCTGGCCGAGCAGATGGCTCAAAGCGAGACCGATGAGTCGCGAAAAAAGGAACTCATTGGGATCGCCGAGAGATGTCGCCGGGTACCCGCCAAGCCGGCCCGGGATTTCCGCGACGCTGTACAATCCTTATGGTTCACCCATGCTGCCATGTGGGCAGAGGTCGCACAGATCGGGATGTCCCCGGGAAGGATCGGGCAGTATCTGAACCCCTTCCCTCTCAAGGATAAACAGGAAGGGAAAATCACCGACGAGGAAGCCGTAGAGCTGATCGAGCTGTTCTTCATCAAGATGTCTGAACTCGCTCTTCACCAGCCTGGTGACAACGCCGCTCTGGCTGCTCCCAATCATCTGGGGCAGAATATCAGCATCGGGGGAGTTAAAATAGACGGGACCGATGCCACCACCGAGCTGGATTACCTCATCCTGGAAGCGGATGCTCAGGTCAGGATGATCCAACCCAGCCTGGTTTGCATCTGGCACAACAGGCTTCCCGAAGAGCTGCTGATGAAATGCGCTGAGAATATCAGGCTGGGCATCGGCAAGCCGGCGTTCGTCAATTCCGACCTTTGCGTCCAGCGCAACATGGATCGCTACAAGTGCTCCGTGGAAGAAGCGCGCGACTTTGCCATTGTCGCTTGCACCCAGTCAGGCATAGTCGGCAAAATAAACGGCGACTGGGAGACCTTGATCAGCCTGCCCAAGATGCTGGAACTGGCGCTGAATAATGGCGTCAATCCGTTGACCGGAGTGCAGCACAGCCTCAAGACGGGCGATCCGACAAAGTTCCAAACCTATGAAGAGTTGCATGAAGCAGTCTGGCGCCATCTGGAGTATCTGGGACGTCTGGGACGCGAGATGGATATCGCATCTCTCAGTCTGAATTCGCAATACCTGCCATCGCCCTTCTGTTCCTGCCTGGTGGACGATTGTATCGAGAAGGGGATGAACCTGCTGGAGGGCGGATCGAGGTATTCCTTTGACACCCAGCTGCCGGTGGGGACTGTGGATCTGGCTAATTCCCTGGCAGCCATCAAAAAGCTGGTATTCGAGGATAAGAAGCTCACCATGAAGCAGGTGATCGATGCCTTGAAGGCTGACTTTAAGGGATATGACACCATTCGCAAGATGATGATCGACGCCCCCAAATATGGCAATGACGATGACTATGTGGATCAGATCACCAAGGACTGGTTCGACCTCTTCTACAAGATGGCCATTATCTACAAGTCCCATGTGAATACCGATGACGGCCGGCCGGAAGCGGTCAGCGTTTCCCTTCATCGCCTGTTCGGGCACTACTGCGGCGCGCTGCCTAACGGCAGAAAGTCCCTGCAACCCTTTGCCGACGGTATCACCTCTGCCTATCCCGGGACCGACAAGAACGGGCCTACCGCTCTGATTAAATCGGCAGCCAAGGTGCTGGACCCGATGAAGTATGACGGCAACCTGCTGAACATGAAACTCCACCCGACCGCGGTGGCAGACAGACAGGGGATGAGAAAGCTGTTGATGCTGGTGAAAACCCTGATGGATCTGGGCGGATATCATGTGCAGTTCAACGTGGTGGACAGCGAAACCTTGCGAGATGCCCAGCAGCATCCCGAAGAGTACAAGAACCTGATAGTCCGGGTGGCCGGGTACAGCGCTTTCTTCGTTCAACTGGACCCCCTTATTCAGGAGGAGATCATAGACCGGACCGAGCAGAGAATCTGA